Below is a genomic region from Isachenkonia alkalipeptolytica.
AAGCTCAAGAGCCGGAGCTTGCGAAAGAATTGGATAAAATTGCGAAAGAAAACAGTGTAACGGTTCTCGGTACAGGAATTAATCCCGGCTTTGTATTGGACTACTTAGTATTAGCCTTGACGGGGACCTGTGAGACGGTAGATCATATCAGTGCCTCTAGAGTTAACGATTTATCACCCTTTGGTCATGCGGTTATGGAAGAACAAGGGGTTGGGCTTAGCAAAGAGGATTTTGAAGAGGGAGTCAAAAACGGTAAAGTCGCCGGTCATGTAGGCTTTCCGGAATCCATTCATATGGTTGCCGATGGGATTGGCTGGAATGTGGAAAAAATAGATGAAACCCGGGAGCCCATCATGAGTAACACCGATCGAAAAACCAAATATACCGAAGTAAAGGCCGGAAACGTGGCCGGTTGCAAACAATGTGGTTACGGTTACATTGACGGTAACCTTAAAATTGACATGGAACATCCCCAACAAATTTTACCGGAAACCGAAGGAATTGATACAGGAGATTATATCAACATAAAAGGAACTCCGAACATTAACATGTCCATCAAACCGGAAATTCCTGGCGGAATCGGAACCATTGCCATGTGCATCAATATGATCCCCCATGTGTTAAATGCAGGAGCAGGACTGAAAACAATGATAGACCTTCCGGTTCCAAGAGCGATAATGGGTGATATGAGAGATATGCTGGATTAATTAGGAGGTGTTGAGGTTGGAAACCATAAAAAAAGGTAACTGGGTTCGGATTTATGATGTAGTACTGAAGTCCTCAGAACGATCCCCGAATCTGCCGGAGGATACAAAAAATGTTCCTTTGGAAATGTGGAATAAAGGTTTTCTACTGGAGGACGGTATCGTCGGAGAACAGGTAAAGATTCAAACCTTAACGGATCGAATTGTGGAAGGGAAACTTCTTGAAGAAAATCCTACCTATACCCATAGTTTTGGGAAGTTTGTACCGGAGATTCTCCCCATCGGCCGACAATTAAAAGAAATTCTTCGAGGGGGTGCAGAGGATGCATAAAGATACAAGCTACGAAGCGGTAATGAATCGCCGAGGAGAAATTATGAAAAAGTCCGTAGGCATTGACTACACTAATTTTGAGCTATGGGGCGTGGCTTTTGATTATGAACAGATGATGCGAAAGACCGGATATTCCTTGGAAGAGGTGCAAAAAATTCAGCACTCCACAGGAGTGGGGAACACCCCTTTACTGGAATTAAAAAACTTAACGGCTTTGGCTCGAAAGTTTGCACCGAAAGGGAAAGGGGCACGAATTTTTATTAAAGATGAAGCCGCCAATCCTTCAGGAAGTTATAAAGCCCGTCGAGCCTCCACCTCGGTGTACCATGCAAAGAAAAAGGGTTATAAAGGAGTTATTGCTGCCACTAGTGGAAATTATGGGGCAGCTGTAGCTTCACAAGCCGCAATCCACGGTTTGGAAACAATTGTAATTCAGGAATGCTATGATTCAAGAGGCATAGGTCAACCGGAAATTGTGGAAAAAGCTCGGAAATGCGAAGCCTATGGGGCAGAAGTGGTACAACTTACCGTGGGTCCGGAACTCTTTTATACATTTTTGACTACCTTGGAAGAAACCGGATATTTCAACGCTTCTCTGTATACTCCGTTTGGTATTGCTGGTGTTGAAACCCTCGGGTATGAAATTGCTATGGATTTTCGAGAACGGGAAGGGAAAGATCCTGATGCTGTTATCTGTACAAATGCCGGGGGTGGAAACCTAACCGGTACGGCTCGTGGATTAATGAAAGCCGGAGCGGAAGATACCCGGATTATTGGCGCCAGCGTAGACCTATCCGGCCTGCATATGGCCAGTGATAAAGAATTTAATCGTAAATCCTTTACTACGGGTCATACAGGATTTGGTATGCCCTATGCCACTTGGCCGGATCGTACAGATGTACCCAGGTCTGCTGCAAGGCCTCTTAGATACATGGATGAATACTACCTTGTTAGTCAGGGAGAAGTATTTTATATGACGGAAGCCCTTGCCCAGATTGAAGGACTGGAAAGAGGCCCTGCGGGCAATACTTCCTTGGCGGTTGCTTTTAGTCTTGCTCAGGAAATGGATCAAGATCAAACCATCGTAGTTCAGGAAACCGAATATACCGGTGCCGGAAAACACCTTCAACCCCAATTATCTTTCGCCCGTGAGAACGGCATTGAAATTTTCCGAGGGAACCCTCAAGAAGAGATCCCCGGCAAAAACATCATTCTGCCTTCTCACCCGGAGTTAATAAAAGTTCGACCGGTGGATTTGAAAAAAATGAAAGCTTCCTATGTAAAAAATACAGTAAAAAAGAATGATGTGAAGAAATTATCAACAGATGAAAAAGCTTTTATACAGGAAGAAGTAAGACTCGAAGCATCCAAGCTCGAAGAAATCCTAAAGGGACTTGGAGTAGAGGCGTAATGAAAAATTTTTGGAGGTGCTATAATTGAAAAGAGAAGATAACTTTCAAGACCGAAGAGAGCATTTGAAAAATCTCAGTGATGAAGAGTTGAAAACTAAATTTTGGGAACTGGCGGAACAAATTGTGGATCCGATGATCGACTTGGCGAAAAAGAATACCACACCTTCTATTGAACGTTCAGTACTTCTTCGTATGGGCTTTTCCAGTATTGAAGCGAAAGCAATCGTAGAAGGCGTCATCGATCGAGGATTAATAGGTAAAGGTGCTGGCCATGTGGTTTACAAGCTAGCGAAAGAAAAAAACATGACGATTCGGAATGCGGGTTTAAAGCTTATGGACGGCGAACTGTGGGATGATGCAGTAAAAATGTTTCAAGGAGGGAAGCAATAATGGAATTAAAGCCGAATGAAAAACTAAATGTGGAAAATATTCTAAAAAATCTTGAAAACTATCGGCCTAAACGAAAGGGTTGGGAATGGAGAAAACGAATCGAAAACCAGCAGGTAGGACCTTTTGTTTTCAATGACTGCTCTGCTCCGATGAAACAAAGCGTGCCTCTTCCTTCTGCAAAGTATTTTGGAAACATTGATCCTCAACCGGATAATGTTATTACTACGGAAGTTGCTTCCGGGCGATTTGAAGATGATATTCGAAGAATGCGTATGGCGGCGTGGCATGGAGCGGATCATATTATGGTCATTCGAACCGCAGGGCAAAGTCATTTTGATGGTTTGATTGAAGGAACTCCTCAGGGAATCGGCGGCATTCCTATTACTCGAAAGCAGGTGCGTGCTCAACGGAAAGCTCTAGATATTATTGAAGAAGAAGTAGGAAGACCATTGAATTATCACTCTTATATCAGTGGTGTTGCAGGACCGGAAATTGCAGTAATGTTTACAGAGGAAGGGGTTAATGGTGCTCATCAGGACCCTCAGTACAATGTGCTATATAGAAATGTCAACATGATACGTTCCTTTGTGGATGCAGCGGAAGCAAAGAAATCCATGATTCATGGAGGTATTGTACAAATTGACGGTGCTCACAATGCCAATGCTACCGCAAGGGAGGCTTGGAAGGTAATGCCCGAGCTGATGGTGCAACATGCCATTAATTCCATTTTTTCAGTAAAAGTGGGAATGAAAAAGGAAGATATTGCACTGTCTACTGTACCGCCTACTGCGCCACCGGCGCCTTCCATGAAGTTGGATTTACCCTATGCTTTAGCCCTTAGGGAATTTTTCTCGGAATATAAGATGCGTGCTCAGATGAACACGAAATACATTGAGTCCTCTACCCGAGAAGCAACCGTAACCCATGTATTGAATTTATTGATTTCCAAGTTAACCAGAGCAGAAATTCAATCAACCATCACTCCGGATGAAGGCCGAAATGTACCATGGCATAAATACAATATTGAAGCGGTGGATACTGCAAAACAAGCCCTTGTGGGTATGGACGGGTTAATGGAGATGATTGATTTAAAAGAAGATGGTTATCTTGTTGAAAAATCAAGGGAATTAAAGGAACGGGCCGTACTCTTTATGGAAGAAGTTTTAGAGGAGGGCGGTTACTTCGAAGCCGTGCATAAAGGTTTCTTTGTGGACTCCGGAGAATACCCTGAGCGAAACGGTGACGGAATTGCCCGGGATGTTGAAAAAGGTGTAGGCGCAGGGACGATTTACGAACGGGATGAAGATTATTTTGCCCCGGTAACAGCACATTTTGGAAACAACAATGTAGAACAATACGACCCTTCCGCTAAAGAAAAACCGGCAGAGCTTATTGATGGTTGTACTTTTGAAAAACCAGAAAAAATTATTTATATTGATGAGTTAGATCCAAACGATAATGTGCACAATCGAATGGAAGACAATAAATCCTACCGGGAAACCACAAATGTGAGACCGGAAGTAGAGTGGTCAGGTGACGGTACGGTCATGGTAAACCTCTTCTTACCAACGGAAAAACGGGTAGCGGAGTTTGCTGCAATAGAAATTGGAAAGAAAATGGGACTGCGAGACGTGGAAGTGATTCACCGGGAAGTAATGCAACCGGCGGAAGGAACCCGGGTGGAGCTGAAAGGAAAAGTAGACTTTGATATTGATACTAGCACATTGGAAATCCCCCCTGAGCCGGAAGTGATGTCTTATGATGAACTGCGAGAGATCATTGATAATAAACCGATGAAAGTCGTAGCAGGAACCGTTGGGGAAGATGAGCACTCGGTAGGCCTTAGAGAAATTATTGACATTAAACATGGCGGTATTGAGAAATATGGTATTGAGGTGAACTATCTTGGTACTTCGGTGCCTATTGAGAAACTAGTGGATGCTGCGGTGGAGATGAATGCCGATGCAATTTTGGCTTCGACGATTATCAGCCATGATGAGACTCATTACAAAAACATGAAAAAAATACATGATCTGGCTGTAGAAAAAGGAATACGAGACCAACTTACGATTGTTGCTGGAGGAACTCAAGTTACACCGGAGATTGCAGTAAAACAAGGGGTGGATGCAGGATTTGGTCGAGGTACCACCGGTACCCAAGTAGCCACTTTCCTAGTAAAGCATCGTGAAGAACGATTGGAAAGAGAAAATGAAAATTAATGTTTTAGTTGCTGAAATCGGAAGCACTACAACGGTGGTTAATGCGTTTCAAGACGTAGACAGTCCCTGTCCTGCCTTTTTAGGGCAGGGGCAACACCCCACCACCGTTAACGAAGGCGACGTTACCATTGGTTTAGAGGGAGCCATCGACTCCTTGAAAAATAAGCTTAAGGTCGAAAGTATCGAATACGATGAAATGTTGGCCACCTCCAGCGCTGCAGGAGGACTTAAAATGACCGTTCATGGATTGGTTTATGATATGACTGTACGTGCAGCTAAAGAAGCAGCCTTAGGTGCCGGTGCAAATATTCATATAATTACTGCTGGTAAACTGATGCGGGGAGACTTAAAAAAGATTAAAGACATTAAACCCAACATCATTTTAATTGCCGGTGGTGTGGACTATGGGGAGCGAGCCACTGCTATTGAAAACGCAGAAAAAATTGCGAATCTAGAACTAAATGTTCCGATTATCTATGCTGGTAATGTGGAAAACACAGACGAGATCCAAGAAATCTTTAATGAAAAAAATCAATTCAATATTTTTTGCGTGGAAAATGTTTATCCAAAAATTGATGAACTTAATGTAGAACCTACAAGGGCAGTTATTCAAGATGTGTTTGAAGAGCATATCATTCATGCACCGGGGATGCAACGGGTAAAAGAAATGATCAACGGCCCCATAATTCCTACCCCCGGAGCAGTAATGCAGGCTTCAAAGCTCTTAAAAGAAGTATTGGGAGACCTGGTTACCTTTGATGTGGGGGGTGCAACCACTGATCTTCATTCTGTGACGGAAGGAAGTGAAGAAATTAATCGGATTTTAATCAGTCCGGAGCCTGTAGCTAAACGAACAGTAGAGGGTGACCTTGGCGTATTTGTAAACATGGAAAACATCGTTCGACTTATTGGATCCGAAACCCTAAAAAAAGAAATTTCTTATGATCTTGCATCAATTATGGAGCAACACAAAGCGATTCCGGAGTCAGAAAATGAAAAAGATTTTGTAGAGAGATTAGCCTTAGAAGCGGTAAAGGTTTCTCTTAATCGTCACGCCGGTAAGCTTCGGAATTTATATGGTGCCAGCGGAAAAACCACCGTAGCGGAAGGAAAAGACCTGTCGAATATTCAATACGTTATTGGAACCGGAGGAGCCCTTACGCGACTCCCAAATCGTATCGGTATCATTAAAAAAGCTTTGGAGGAGCAAGAGGCCAATCTTTTAGGACCCACGAAAGAAGTACAGATTCTAATTGATAACTACTATATTATGGCATCCCTTGGGGTGTTATCGAAAAGTCATCCGAAGGCTGCTTTAAAACTGCTACAAGAGAGTTTAGGACTTAAGGAGGTTTCCAATGAATCCAAGAATTGAAATCAACTACCGAAAATTGGTGCATAACACCGAGGTTTTACAGGAGAAAGCAAAAGAACATGGAATTGAGCTAGCCGCAGTTACCAAGTGCTTTTGTGGAATTCCTGAAATCGCTCAGGGTTATGTGGACGGTGGGGTGAAATACCTGGCGGATTCCCGTATTTCAAATATAAAGAAACTCCAAGAACTGCCGAATCCCAAAATCCTACTTCGACTGCCCATGCTTACGGAAGTTCATGAAACCGTCGCCTTTGCCGATATAAGTTTAAACTCTGAGATTGAAACCATACGGGCCTTAAATCGTGAAGCAAAAATCCTAGGGGTCAATCACAGGGTTATCCTAATGGCGGACTTAGGAGATCTTAGAGAAGGCGTTTTTGAAGAAGAGGAATTAATTCTCGTAGCAAAAGAAGTAGAGGCACTTTCCAATATCATACTTCATGGCATCGGAGTGAATTTAACCTGCTATGGCGGAGTAATCCCTAGTGTAAAGAATTTATCGAAATTAGAATATTTGGGAAATGCTATTGAGAAAGAAATCGGGAGAAGCTTGGAAATATACAGTGGAGGAAATTCCAGCAGTATTTATCTTCTGGATGAAAAAAGCATACCGGAGCGGATCAATCATCTTCGCTTAGGAGAAGCAATCGTTCTTGGAACGGAAAGTGCCTATGGGAAAAATATCGAGAACACCCATCAGGATATTTTTCAATTAGTAGGGGAAGTTATTGAGCTTAAAGAAAAACCTTCGATGCCCATAGGAGAAATTGGTATGGATGCTTTTGGCAACACCCCATCTTTTGAGGATGAAGGAATTCGTAAAAGAGCGATTCTGGCCGTTGGCCGCCAAGACTTTGGAAGTTATGACATTTTTCCTGTGAAAGAGGGTATGAAAATACTCGGAGCCAGTAGCGATCATTTAATTTTGGATGTAACCGATGCTAAAGGGGACGTTGCAGTCGGTGATGAAATCCGATTCAATCTCCGGTACGGAGCATTGCTATCCTTAATGACCAGTGAATACATCACGAAGAAAATAATATATTAAATAACAATTTGCATTCTAAATGCTCCTTTTTTAGCAGACAGCAGAATAATAAAGCTGTTTGCTACAAAGAGGAGCGTTTTTCTTATTGGATTTAGATCTTTAATTGGATAAACTTTGATTAATTTAAGGCTTTAACTTATAATGAAAGTTGAGGAATAGTGTAATTTCAGTTTGGTATTATAATTGTACAGCATGAAACGTGAAAGGATGAGAGCAATGAAAGTAATCGATTTGAGAAGTGATACGGTAACCACTCCAACGGAAGACATGTACAAAGGAATGCAAGGTGCTCCCATAGGAGACGATGTTTACGGAGATGACCCAACGGTTAATAAATTAGAAGCTCTAGCTGCTAAAACCTTAGATAAAGAGGATGCCATATTTGTACCAACGGGTACCATGGGGAACTTAATAGCCATCATGGCTCATACTCAACCCGGAGAGGAAATTATTTTAGAAAGAAACAGTCACATTTTCCTCTATGAGGCCGCGGGTGCTTCCAGACTGGCAGGGGTGCAATCGATGACCATTGAAGGAAATGATGGAATCATGGACCCTAAAGAAGTAGAAGACAGTATTCGGGACGAAAACATTCACTTCCCCACCACAGGACTGATCTGTGTGGAAAACACCCATAACATGGCTGGAGGCATGGTGCAACCCATGGAAAATCTTCAACAATTAAAATCCGTTGCAAGTCGCCATCATCTTCCGATGCATTTAGATGGAGCTAGAGTGTTTAATGCAGCAGTGGCCTTAAACTGCGAGGCAAAAGAAATCGCTGCATATTTTGATTCGATTATGTTCTGTCTATCCAAGGGACTGGGTTCTCCCATGGGAAGTATGCTGGTGGGAGGACATGATTTTATATATCATGCTCGAAAACTACGGAAAATGCTTGGAGGAGGAATGCGCCAAGTCGGAGTCATGGCTTCTTGCGGAATTCTGTCAATCCAGGAAATGCCTGAGCAACTAAAGGTTGATCATGAAAATGCTCAAATACTTTCAAAGGGACTCAATAAGCTCTCCGGTTTTTCCGTGAATCTCGAAAAAGTCCATACCAATATTATCAATGCATCCATTAAGGATAAGAATATTTCTTCGGATTGCTTCGTAGAAAAAATGAAGAAAAAAGGAATCCTGGCCAATCCAAGAGGGAAGGACTTGATCCGCCTGGTAACCCATAAAGATGTAACCCAAGAGGATATACATTATGCTTTGACGGTTATGGAATCTTTAGAATAATTTTCTTAAAGCTTACGGAGGCGATGATATGTTGAAGCACAGAAAAAAGAAAGAGCGAAATCATACAATAGCCCTAAGTGAAAGAAGGGGAGAAGGTTTAACGGATTTACACATTCACACCAATGCATCCGATGGAACCTGGGATACTGCAACACTAATTAAAAAACTAAGGGAAAATAATATCATACATTTTTCAATTACGGACCACGATACATTTATAAACAGTAAAAAAATGTTGAACGAGGATTTAATCGGTCTGAACTTTGTTATAGGTGTAGAAGTTTCATCAATGATCAATCAAGAAGAATATCATATTCTGGCATATGACTTTGATTATGATCATAAAGAATTCAATGACCTTCTGATATTTAATCAAAAAGCAAGAAAGGAATATGATCGAAAAATTATTGAACATCTAAAAAACAAGAGTATAATAAAAGATGTTACAGACTATAACGCTTACAGTTATAATCCATCAAGGGGCGGCTGGGACTCCCTGAATTATTTAATAGACAAGGGCGTAATAAATCATAAAGCAGAATTTTTTTCTCTTATAGAAAATTTGGATTTAAAACCTGAGTTTAAAGACCCCGGGGAAGTAATCGAAGTAATAAAAAAGGCAGGGGGAACCCCCATATTAGCGCACCCTACAAATTATCTTCCCATAGAAAGTGTTGAAAATGGAGTGTTGGATCGCTGGTTTGATTGGGGTATTCATGGGATCGAGTGTTATTCCCCTTATCTTAGCCAACAATCCGATGCGGATATATTTATAGATTATTGTAAAGAACATGATTTACTAATTACTTCAGGATCAGATTGCCATGGAGAATTTTTAAATAGGCCCTTAGGATATCCTAATATCAAATTGGACAATCTGATAGTTCCTTTTTTAGATCAAAAGCTGATTCTCTACTAATATGTTATCTGATTATCTTCATTCTCCTTTCAGAGCAACTTGAGTTCATTCTGTTCGTGGAATTATTATGAAGATAAAAAAGAAAAAAACGAATTAAAGGAATGATATTATGGATTTATTTGATATGGCCCAAGAAAAAAACCTGAAATCCCTGGCTCCCTTAGCGGATCGGATTCGCCCTCGGGACCTAGAAGAAGTTGTGGGACAGGATCATTTGTTGAAACCGGGAAAATTTCTTTATCGGTGTATTACAGCGAAGAGGATTCCCTCAATGATCTTTTATGGTCCTTCGGGCACAGGAAAAACCACCTTGGCGAAAGTAATTGCCAATGAAGTCGAAATGAATTTTTATCAACTGAATGCAGTCACCTCCGGTGTAAAGGATATTCGAGAAGTGGTGGATGCGGCTAAGAAAGCCATGACCTATGAAAACAAACCAAATTTGCTATTCATTGATGAGATTCACCGTTTTTCAAAGAATCAGCAGGACGCCTTACTTCCCTACGTTGAAGAAGGGGTTTTAACTTTAATTGGTGCCACTACGGAAAACCCTTACTTTGAAGTGAATAAAGCCCTTTTATCTAGAAGTTCGGTATTAAAATTGGAGTCCTTGACCCATGATGACATTAAACTACTATTGGAAAGAACCTTAAAGGATAAAAGAAATGGCCTTGGAAGGTACAAGATAAAGCTTACAAATGAGGGGATGGAGCACTTAATCGGGTCCTCTATGGGGGATGGGCGAAGAGCATTAAATGCATTGGAGATCGCTGTACTTAGTACGAAGCCCGGTAGCGATGGGACTATTGAAATAACATTGCCCATTGTGGAAGAATCTACCCAGCAAAATGTGATTCAATACGATAAAGGTGGGGATCAACACTATGACGTGATCTCTGCTTTTATTAAAAGTATTCGGGGAAGTGATCCCGATGCGGCACTCCACTATTTGGCTAAGATGCTCACCGCCGGAGAGGCTATTGAATTTATTGGTAGACGACTGATTATTTCAGCTTCTGAAGATATCGGAAATGCGGATCCCAAAGCTCTGGGAATGGCAGTGGATACTTATAAAGCTGTGACAATCACAGGTATGCCAGAAGCGAAGCTGATTCTTTCCCAATGCGTTACCTACCTTGCAACCGCACCAAAGAGTAATGCCTCTTACACGGCTGTAAACCAAGCCTTTGAAGATGTAAAGAAGATTCATTCAGAAGTACCCAAACATCTCCGGGACAGTCATTATGAATCTGCTGTTTCCCTTGGTCACGGTGTAGAGTATAAGTACCCCCATAGTTATGAAAATAATTATGTAGCTCAAGAATATTTACCGAAGGAACTAAGAAAAAAATCTTATTATCATCCTACCCGCAATGGGTACGAAGCTAAAATTCACGAATATTTATCCCATATTCGTAAATCTTCCCGGGGAGAGGAATAAGTTATGAAATTAATCGATATGCACGTTCACACCAATGCTTCTGACGGCGCATTATCCCCGGAAGAAGCGATTCAAAGAGCCATTGAGAATGGACTATCTGGAATGGCCATTACCGATCATGATACGGTTATGGGAGCCCTTTCTGTAAATCAGCTCAATATCCCTGATCATTTTACCGTTATTAAGGGAATTGAATTCAGTACGATGCTAAACAACAAAGAAATTCATATACTGGGATATAACCTTGACCTGGAAGATGAAAGTTTGCAGAATCTATTAAAGAGGATCCAAAACTTTCGCGGTGATCGGGTGCATAAAATTCTACAGAAATTGGAAAGATTCAATATTTCTTTAGATTTTCAGGAGGTTCAAGGTATAGAGCCACCTGACTCTATTGGACGTCCCCATGTTGCCAAAGCCTTGATCCGCAGAGGATTTGTCCGTGACGTTTCCGAGGCTTTTGATCGCTATTTAGCTAAGGGTCGACTCGCCTATGTAGAGCGATACAAGCTGGAAACAAAAGAGGCGATTGATTTGATAAAAAAACTTGGGGGCTTTTCCGTACTGGCCCATCCGGGTCTTCTTAACGAAAAGGATATATTATCTGTGTTGGAAAAA
It encodes:
- the ord gene encoding 2,4-diaminopentanoate dehydrogenase, whose amino-acid sequence is MTENIKVIIWGFGAMGSGMADMLLKKQGVEIVGVCDRNEARIGKDMYEVLEMDRGDREPVIITSDINDLAKENFADVALLATDSFTKGAFDKIKLMLENKMNVISTAEEMAYPQAQEPELAKELDKIAKENSVTVLGTGINPGFVLDYLVLALTGTCETVDHISASRVNDLSPFGHAVMEEQGVGLSKEDFEEGVKNGKVAGHVGFPESIHMVADGIGWNVEKIDETREPIMSNTDRKTKYTEVKAGNVAGCKQCGYGYIDGNLKIDMEHPQQILPETEGIDTGDYINIKGTPNINMSIKPEIPGGIGTIAMCINMIPHVLNAGAGLKTMIDLPVPRAIMGDMRDMLD
- the ortA gene encoding 2-amino-4-oxopentanoate thiolase subunit OrtA, which gives rise to METIKKGNWVRIYDVVLKSSERSPNLPEDTKNVPLEMWNKGFLLEDGIVGEQVKIQTLTDRIVEGKLLEENPTYTHSFGKFVPEILPIGRQLKEILRGGAEDA
- the ortB gene encoding 2-amino-4-oxopentanoate thiolase subunit OrtB; its protein translation is MHKDTSYEAVMNRRGEIMKKSVGIDYTNFELWGVAFDYEQMMRKTGYSLEEVQKIQHSTGVGNTPLLELKNLTALARKFAPKGKGARIFIKDEAANPSGSYKARRASTSVYHAKKKGYKGVIAATSGNYGAAVASQAAIHGLETIVIQECYDSRGIGQPEIVEKARKCEAYGAEVVQLTVGPELFYTFLTTLEETGYFNASLYTPFGIAGVETLGYEIAMDFREREGKDPDAVICTNAGGGNLTGTARGLMKAGAEDTRIIGASVDLSGLHMASDKEFNRKSFTTGHTGFGMPYATWPDRTDVPRSAARPLRYMDEYYLVSQGEVFYMTEALAQIEGLERGPAGNTSLAVAFSLAQEMDQDQTIVVQETEYTGAGKHLQPQLSFARENGIEIFRGNPQEEIPGKNIILPSHPELIKVRPVDLKKMKASYVKNTVKKNDVKKLSTDEKAFIQEEVRLEASKLEEILKGLGVEA
- a CDS encoding ornithine aminomutase subunit alpha encodes the protein MKREDNFQDRREHLKNLSDEELKTKFWELAEQIVDPMIDLAKKNTTPSIERSVLLRMGFSSIEAKAIVEGVIDRGLIGKGAGHVVYKLAKEKNMTIRNAGLKLMDGELWDDAVKMFQGGKQ
- the oraE gene encoding D-ornithine 4,5-aminomutase subunit OraE; its protein translation is MELKPNEKLNVENILKNLENYRPKRKGWEWRKRIENQQVGPFVFNDCSAPMKQSVPLPSAKYFGNIDPQPDNVITTEVASGRFEDDIRRMRMAAWHGADHIMVIRTAGQSHFDGLIEGTPQGIGGIPITRKQVRAQRKALDIIEEEVGRPLNYHSYISGVAGPEIAVMFTEEGVNGAHQDPQYNVLYRNVNMIRSFVDAAEAKKSMIHGGIVQIDGAHNANATAREAWKVMPELMVQHAINSIFSVKVGMKKEDIALSTVPPTAPPAPSMKLDLPYALALREFFSEYKMRAQMNTKYIESSTREATVTHVLNLLISKLTRAEIQSTITPDEGRNVPWHKYNIEAVDTAKQALVGMDGLMEMIDLKEDGYLVEKSRELKERAVLFMEEVLEEGGYFEAVHKGFFVDSGEYPERNGDGIARDVEKGVGAGTIYERDEDYFAPVTAHFGNNNVEQYDPSAKEKPAELIDGCTFEKPEKIIYIDELDPNDNVHNRMEDNKSYRETTNVRPEVEWSGDGTVMVNLFLPTEKRVAEFAAIEIGKKMGLRDVEVIHREVMQPAEGTRVELKGKVDFDIDTSTLEIPPEPEVMSYDELREIIDNKPMKVVAGTVGEDEHSVGLREIIDIKHGGIEKYGIEVNYLGTSVPIEKLVDAAVEMNADAILASTIISHDETHYKNMKKIHDLAVEKGIRDQLTIVAGGTQVTPEIAVKQGVDAGFGRGTTGTQVATFLVKHREERLERENEN
- a CDS encoding GlmL-related ornithine degradation protein codes for the protein MKINVLVAEIGSTTTVVNAFQDVDSPCPAFLGQGQHPTTVNEGDVTIGLEGAIDSLKNKLKVESIEYDEMLATSSAAGGLKMTVHGLVYDMTVRAAKEAALGAGANIHIITAGKLMRGDLKKIKDIKPNIILIAGGVDYGERATAIENAEKIANLELNVPIIYAGNVENTDEIQEIFNEKNQFNIFCVENVYPKIDELNVEPTRAVIQDVFEEHIIHAPGMQRVKEMINGPIIPTPGAVMQASKLLKEVLGDLVTFDVGGATTDLHSVTEGSEEINRILISPEPVAKRTVEGDLGVFVNMENIVRLIGSETLKKEISYDLASIMEQHKAIPESENEKDFVERLALEAVKVSLNRHAGKLRNLYGASGKTTVAEGKDLSNIQYVIGTGGALTRLPNRIGIIKKALEEQEANLLGPTKEVQILIDNYYIMASLGVLSKSHPKAALKLLQESLGLKEVSNESKN
- the orr gene encoding ornithine racemase Orr yields the protein MNPRIEINYRKLVHNTEVLQEKAKEHGIELAAVTKCFCGIPEIAQGYVDGGVKYLADSRISNIKKLQELPNPKILLRLPMLTEVHETVAFADISLNSEIETIRALNREAKILGVNHRVILMADLGDLREGVFEEEELILVAKEVEALSNIILHGIGVNLTCYGGVIPSVKNLSKLEYLGNAIEKEIGRSLEIYSGGNSSSIYLLDEKSIPERINHLRLGEAIVLGTESAYGKNIENTHQDIFQLVGEVIELKEKPSMPIGEIGMDAFGNTPSFEDEGIRKRAILAVGRQDFGSYDIFPVKEGMKILGASSDHLILDVTDAKGDVAVGDEIRFNLRYGALLSLMTSEYITKKIIY
- the ltaE gene encoding low-specificity L-threonine aldolase, whose protein sequence is MKVIDLRSDTVTTPTEDMYKGMQGAPIGDDVYGDDPTVNKLEALAAKTLDKEDAIFVPTGTMGNLIAIMAHTQPGEEIILERNSHIFLYEAAGASRLAGVQSMTIEGNDGIMDPKEVEDSIRDENIHFPTTGLICVENTHNMAGGMVQPMENLQQLKSVASRHHLPMHLDGARVFNAAVALNCEAKEIAAYFDSIMFCLSKGLGSPMGSMLVGGHDFIYHARKLRKMLGGGMRQVGVMASCGILSIQEMPEQLKVDHENAQILSKGLNKLSGFSVNLEKVHTNIINASIKDKNISSDCFVEKMKKKGILANPRGKDLIRLVTHKDVTQEDIHYALTVMESLE
- a CDS encoding PHP domain-containing protein; translated protein: MLKHRKKKERNHTIALSERRGEGLTDLHIHTNASDGTWDTATLIKKLRENNIIHFSITDHDTFINSKKMLNEDLIGLNFVIGVEVSSMINQEEYHILAYDFDYDHKEFNDLLIFNQKARKEYDRKIIEHLKNKSIIKDVTDYNAYSYNPSRGGWDSLNYLIDKGVINHKAEFFSLIENLDLKPEFKDPGEVIEVIKKAGGTPILAHPTNYLPIESVENGVLDRWFDWGIHGIECYSPYLSQQSDADIFIDYCKEHDLLITSGSDCHGEFLNRPLGYPNIKLDNLIVPFLDQKLILY